Proteins found in one Primulina eburnea isolate SZY01 chromosome 16, ASM2296580v1, whole genome shotgun sequence genomic segment:
- the LOC140816852 gene encoding uncharacterized protein isoform X3 — protein sequence MCGFSPSFFFPSLSNPFFSHSFRCPARTLLSFSPASIQLTPTSFCRLARVSVSSSTFPRLGKRYFGPYFPWLCLIWGFRSWFPLPDALPLSIFYVLAWCKFERSCLHAFFLSNHGFLWLGFKNNGLHSAYSLPSSLLHFAKRYLGLRFTDCRFARKNKREIGPTQQLKTKNETTKITKFLCFLT from the exons ATGTGTGGTTTCTCCCCTTCATTCTTTTTCCCATCTCTTTCCAACCCTTTCTTCTCACACTCCTTTCGTTGCCCGGCTCGTACGCTGTTAAGCTTCTCCCCAGCTAGCATCCAGCTTACCCCCACCTCTTTTTGCCGCCTTGCGCGCGTCTCCGTCTCTTCTTCTACTTTCCCTCGCCTCGGAAAGCGATATTTCGGTCCGTATTTCCCTTGGCTTTGCTTGATTTGGGGTTTTCGCTCGTGGTTTCCCCTACcggatgcattgcctctttcgATTTTTTATGTCTTAGCGTGGTGTAAATTCGAGCGTTCGTGCTTACATGCCTTCTTCTTATCTAACCACGGTTTTTTATGGCTAGGGTTTAAAAACAACGGCCTCCATTCTGCTTATTCACTCCCGTCATCTCTTCTTCACTTTGCAAAACGATATTTGG gcCTCCGATTCACCGACTGCCGCTTTGCCAGGAAGAACAAGCGAGAAATAG GTCCAACGCAACAGCTGAAGACCAAGAATGAAACTACAAAAATCACTAAATTTTTGTGTTTTCTAA CATAG
- the LOC140816218 gene encoding LOW QUALITY PROTEIN: mannan endo-1,4-beta-mannosidase 5-like (The sequence of the model RefSeq protein was modified relative to this genomic sequence to represent the inferred CDS: deleted 1 base in 1 codon), with translation MAASCFSARRALVTFYDHLLLLVIIIGSSNMVVLCDNINNNNLGFVRTRGPHFVLNGSPFLFNGFNSYWMMHVASDPSERYKVSEVFREASAAGLTVCRTWAFSDGGDRPLQISPGTYDERVFQGLDFVISEAKKYGIRLILSFVNNFDDFGGKKQYVAWGRNAGGSGQQINNDDDFYTHPLLKDYYKNHINRVVTRLNTITKIDYRDDPIIMAWELMNEPRCQADYSGKTINFWVQEMASFVKSLDKKHLVEIGMEGFYGDTMPERKQINPGYQVGTDFISNNLVPQVDFATIHAYPDIWLSGKSENEQMGFMEKWMWSHFDDSRRILKKPLIMAEFGKSSKDPGFSLNERDLYMGNVYRDTYRFARLTGGTMSGSLVWQIMAQDMDSYNDGYQIVLSQSPSTAGIISRQSHAMTALSHLLNGPHSIDRVDGADKIAPGYHHHRRQTKKHNARHTRPSGHVKDKSAP, from the exons ATGGCTGCTTCTTGTTTTAGTGCAAGAAGGGCCCTCGTTACTTTTTACGATCATTTGCTTCTCTTGGTCATCATTATTGGTAGCAGCAACATGGTCGTCCTATGTGACAACATTAACAATAATAATTTAGGGTTCGTTAGAACAAGAGGCCCTCAT TTTGTCTTGAATGGCTCTCCCTTTCTGTTCAATGGGTTCAACTCGTATTGGATGATGCACGTTGCGTCTGATCCGAGCGAGCGATACAAAGTTTCTGAGGTGTTTAGAGAAGCCTCAGCAGCCGGCCTCACTGTTTGCAGGACTTGGGCTTTCAGCGACGGCGGCGATCGCCCTCTGCAGATATCTCCTGGAACCTATGACGAACGTGTTTTTCAG ggtcttgattttgtgatttcCGAAGCAAAAAAGTATGGGATTCGTTTGATTTTGAGCTTCGTGAATAATTTCGATGATTTCGGGGGGAAGAAACAGTATGTTGCATGGGGTCGAAATGCGGGTGGTTCGGGCCAACAGATCAACAATGATGATGATTTCTACACGCATCCACTTCTCAAAGATTACTACAAGAACCATATCAAC AGAGTTGTGACAAGATTGAACACAATAACCAAAATTGATTACAGAGATGATCCCATAATCATGGCGTGGGAACTCATGAATGAACCCCGTTGCCAGGCTGACTATTCTGGAAAGACCATTAAT TTTTGGGTTCAAGAAATGGCAAGTTTTGTGAAATCCTTGGACAAAAAGCACTTGGTTGAGATAGGCATGGAAGGGTTCTATGGAGACACGATGCCCGAGAGGAAGCAAATTAACCCTGGTTACCAAGTGGGAACAGATTTTATTAGTAACAATCTTGTCCCGCAGGTCGATTTCGCTACGATACATGCATACCCCGACATTTG GTTATCTGGTAAAAGTGAGAACGAACAAATGGGATTTATGGAGAAATGGATGTGGAGTCATTTTGATGATTCTAGGAGAATCTTGAAGAAGCCACTAATAATGGCTGAATTTGGAAAATCCAGCAAAGATCCAGGATTCAGTTTGAATGAAAGAGACTTGTACATGGGCAATGTCTACAGAGACACATACAGGTTTGCAAGGTTAACCGGAGGTACAATGAGCGGAAGCTTAGTGTGGCAGATAATGGCACAAGACATGGATTCTTACAACGATGGATACCAAATTGTTTTATCGCAGAGCCCTTCAACGGCTGGGATCATTTCAAGGCAATCTCATGCCATGACTGCCTTGTCTCACTTGCTCAACGGGCCTCATTCCATTGATCGTGTGGATGGAGCCGATAAGATCGCTCCTGGGTATCACCATCATCGTCGCCAGACCAAAAAACATAATGCCAGACACACTCGTCCATCGGGACACGTGAAAGATAAATCAGCACCATGA
- the LOC140816219 gene encoding uncharacterized protein isoform X2, translating into MDMVEAVNEFNDWEVLQTGLDSEAIPVTRIDSVNSFDEIDSGRLIRANYFSLDALDRYGEDFDDNKSAGSDNPSWIDPGLDENPTRYLDRETAGFWSDSGSERSVDRKIEDSDGRNVTQDKNKHVGFDRVEEMVEQKVGKVENLGNLCSDSTGFEPSSEKVNDFAENSDSGLEGNVILHDDTEEEKHENEMIGKGREFSDVNEIKNSGETEKSCVVWWKMPMELLKYCVFKMSPVWTISAAAAVLGFLILRRRFYKMKKKSRGKEIKVTVDAKASQVMSRAARLNEAFWVVKRVPMIRPSLPADGVTTWPAMAHLR; encoded by the exons ATGGATATGGTGGAGGCTGTGAATGAGTTTAACGATTGGGAGGTGCTTCAAACCGGCCTGGATTCCGAGGCGATTCCGGTTACTCGGATTGATTCCGTTAACTCCTTCGATGAAATAGATTCTGGAAGGTTGATTCGGGCAAATTATTTCTCGTTGGATGCTTTGGATCGATATGGCGAGGATTTTGACGATAATAAGTCAGCTGGGTCGGATAACCCGAGTTGGATTGATCCTGGGTTGGACGAGAATCCAACTAGGTACCTCGACAGGGAAACGGCTGGGTTTTGGTCCGATTCCGGCAGCGAACGGTCTGTAGATCGCAAGATCGAGGATTCGGATGGTAGAAATGTGACCCAAGACAAGAATAAGCATGTGGGTTTTGATAGAGTCGAGGAAATGGTGGAGCAAAAAGTGGGAAAGGTGGAGAATTTGGGGAACTTATGTTCAGATTCGACGGGATTCGAACCCTCTTCTGAGAAAGTTAATGACTTTGCTGAGAATTCTGATTCGGGTCTGGAAGGTAATGTGATTTTGCACGATGACACAGAGGAAGAAAAGCATGAGAATGAGATGATTGGAAAAGGGCGTGAATTTTCTGATGTTAACGAAATCAAGAATAGTGGTGAGACTGAAAAGAGTTGTGTGGTGTGGTGGAAGATGCCTATGGAGCTTCTGAAATACTGCGTGTTCAAGATGAGTCCTGTGTGGACCATCTCCGCGGCGGCTGCCGTGTTGGGTTTTCTGATTCTGCGGCGCAGGTTTTATAAAATGAAGAAGAAGAGTAGGGGAAAGGAGATTAAGGTTACTGTTGATGCTAAG GCATCTCAGGTGATGAGCCGTGCTGCTCGTTTGAACGAAGCATTCTGGGTAGTGAAGCGTGTCCCAATGATCCGGCCTTCTTTGCCTGCTGACGGGGTGACAACCTGGCCTGCAATGGCCCATCTCAGATAA
- the LOC140816852 gene encoding uncharacterized protein isoform X2, producing MCGFSPSFFFPSLSNPFFSHSFRCPARTLLSFSPASIQLTPTSFCRLARVSVSSSTFPRLGKRYFGPYFPWLCLIWGFRSWFPLPDALPLSIFYVLAWCKFERSCLHAFFLSNHGFLWLGFKNNGLHSAYSLPSSLLHFAKRYLGLRFTDCRFARKNKREIARSISVAYKGRFQQEMEQSPFQLSNATAEDQE from the exons ATGTGTGGTTTCTCCCCTTCATTCTTTTTCCCATCTCTTTCCAACCCTTTCTTCTCACACTCCTTTCGTTGCCCGGCTCGTACGCTGTTAAGCTTCTCCCCAGCTAGCATCCAGCTTACCCCCACCTCTTTTTGCCGCCTTGCGCGCGTCTCCGTCTCTTCTTCTACTTTCCCTCGCCTCGGAAAGCGATATTTCGGTCCGTATTTCCCTTGGCTTTGCTTGATTTGGGGTTTTCGCTCGTGGTTTCCCCTACcggatgcattgcctctttcgATTTTTTATGTCTTAGCGTGGTGTAAATTCGAGCGTTCGTGCTTACATGCCTTCTTCTTATCTAACCACGGTTTTTTATGGCTAGGGTTTAAAAACAACGGCCTCCATTCTGCTTATTCACTCCCGTCATCTCTTCTTCACTTTGCAAAACGATATTTGG gcCTCCGATTCACCGACTGCCGCTTTGCCAGGAAGAACAAGCGAGAAATAG CCAGAAGTATATCTGTGGCATACAAGGGACGATTCCAACAAGAGATGGAACAGTCTCCCTTCCAATT GTCCAACGCAACAGCTGAAGACCAAGAATGA
- the LOC140816852 gene encoding uncharacterized protein isoform X1: protein MCGFSPSFFFPSLSNPFFSHSFRCPARTLLSFSPASIQLTPTSFCRLARVSVSSSTFPRLGKRYFGFKNNGLHSAYSLPSSLLHFAKRYLGLRFTDCRFARKNKREIARSISVAYKGRFQQEMEQSPFQFQCYYNFLFEKEVEELMKRLFSNPVWAIIFRRALNMESKLFFFSNRLCSRYRDRTKSQYYPPISECTLSK from the exons ATGTGTGGTTTCTCCCCTTCATTCTTTTTCCCATCTCTTTCCAACCCTTTCTTCTCACACTCCTTTCGTTGCCCGGCTCGTACGCTGTTAAGCTTCTCCCCAGCTAGCATCCAGCTTACCCCCACCTCTTTTTGCCGCCTTGCGCGCGTCTCCGTCTCTTCTTCTACTTTCCCTCGCCTCGGAAAGCGATATTTCG GGTTTAAAAACAACGGCCTCCATTCTGCTTATTCACTCCCGTCATCTCTTCTTCACTTTGCAAAACGATATTTGG gcCTCCGATTCACCGACTGCCGCTTTGCCAGGAAGAACAAGCGAGAAATAG CCAGAAGTATATCTGTGGCATACAAGGGACGATTCCAACAAGAGATGGAACAGTCTCCCTTCCAATT TCAATGTTACTACAATTTTTTGTTTGAAAAAGAAGTCGAAGAACTGATGAAAAGGCTTTTCTCAAACCCAGTATGGGCCATCATCTTCCGAAGAGCGCTTAATATGGAGTcaaagcttttttttttttctaatagaCTATGCAGCCGATATCGAGACAGAACTAAATCTCAATATTATCCGCCAATCTCAGAATGTACATTGAGTAAATAG
- the LOC140816219 gene encoding uncharacterized protein isoform X1, producing the protein MDMVEAVNEFNDWEVLQTGLDSEAIPVTRIDSVNSFDEIDSGRLIRANYFSLDALDRYGEDFDDNKSAGSDNPSWIDPGLDENPTRYLDRETAGFWSDSGSERSVDRKIEDSDGRNVTQDKNKHVGFDRVEEMVEQKVGKVENLGNLCSDSTGFEPSSEKVNDFAENSDSGLEGNVILHDDTEEEKHENEMIGKGREFSDVNEIKNSGETEKSCVVWWKMPMELLKYCVFKMSPVWTISAAAAVLGFLILRRRFYKMKKKSRGKEIKVTVDAKKASQVMSRAARLNEAFWVVKRVPMIRPSLPADGVTTWPAMAHLR; encoded by the exons ATGGATATGGTGGAGGCTGTGAATGAGTTTAACGATTGGGAGGTGCTTCAAACCGGCCTGGATTCCGAGGCGATTCCGGTTACTCGGATTGATTCCGTTAACTCCTTCGATGAAATAGATTCTGGAAGGTTGATTCGGGCAAATTATTTCTCGTTGGATGCTTTGGATCGATATGGCGAGGATTTTGACGATAATAAGTCAGCTGGGTCGGATAACCCGAGTTGGATTGATCCTGGGTTGGACGAGAATCCAACTAGGTACCTCGACAGGGAAACGGCTGGGTTTTGGTCCGATTCCGGCAGCGAACGGTCTGTAGATCGCAAGATCGAGGATTCGGATGGTAGAAATGTGACCCAAGACAAGAATAAGCATGTGGGTTTTGATAGAGTCGAGGAAATGGTGGAGCAAAAAGTGGGAAAGGTGGAGAATTTGGGGAACTTATGTTCAGATTCGACGGGATTCGAACCCTCTTCTGAGAAAGTTAATGACTTTGCTGAGAATTCTGATTCGGGTCTGGAAGGTAATGTGATTTTGCACGATGACACAGAGGAAGAAAAGCATGAGAATGAGATGATTGGAAAAGGGCGTGAATTTTCTGATGTTAACGAAATCAAGAATAGTGGTGAGACTGAAAAGAGTTGTGTGGTGTGGTGGAAGATGCCTATGGAGCTTCTGAAATACTGCGTGTTCAAGATGAGTCCTGTGTGGACCATCTCCGCGGCGGCTGCCGTGTTGGGTTTTCTGATTCTGCGGCGCAGGTTTTATAAAATGAAGAAGAAGAGTAGGGGAAAGGAGATTAAGGTTACTGTTGATGCTAAG AAGGCATCTCAGGTGATGAGCCGTGCTGCTCGTTTGAACGAAGCATTCTGGGTAGTGAAGCGTGTCCCAATGATCCGGCCTTCTTTGCCTGCTGACGGGGTGACAACCTGGCCTGCAATGGCCCATCTCAGATAA
- the LOC140816993 gene encoding endoglucanase 3-like: protein MTIFRNGANSSISLIFYLISCCVILNFCRFCEIVEAGNNPNYRDALAKSILFFQGQRSGRLPPSPAQQITWRANSGLLDGQPAHVDLTGGYYDAGDNVKFNFPMAFTTTMLSWGAMEYAGKLGPQLPETRAAIRWATDYLLKCAGATPGKLYVGVGDPNADHRCWIRPEDMDSSNPARSVYSVSPSNPGSDVAGETAAALAAASIVFRKVDAPYARLLLKTARNVMQFALNYRGSYSDSLGSAVCPFYCSYSGYTDELLWGAAWLFRATNDVYYVNVVRSLGSNDGTDIFSWDNKYAGARVLLARRNLVDKNKTFEDFRQRAEEFMCRILPNSPSSTTQYTAGGLMWKLGQSNLQYVTSITFLLTTYSKYMATSKNSFYCGNQLQVTHRTLRSLAKKQVDYILGENPMKMSYMVGYGANYPQRIHHRGSSLPSLRVRPQPFGCEAGFQPFYYTPNPNPNILTGAVVGGPNQNDFYSDDRTDFSHSEPATYINAAIVGPLAFFAS, encoded by the exons ATGACAATATTTAGGAATGGTGCCAACAGTTCCATCTCTCTGATCTTTTATTTAATCAGTTGCTGCGTAATATTAAATTTCTGCCGATTTTGTGAAATAGTGGAAGCCGGGAACAATCCCAATTATAGGGATGCACTTGCTAAGTCCATTTTGTTCTTCCAAGGTCAGAGGTCAGGAAGGCTACCTCCATCCCCGGCTCAACAAATTACTTGGAGGGCCAATTCTGGACTTTTGGATGGTCAACCAGCCCAT GTGGACTTAACCGGTGGATATTATGATGCGGGAGACAACGTCAAGTTCAATTTTCCGATGGCCTTCACAACCACGATGTTGTCGTGGGGGGCGATGGAGTACGCTGGGAAACTAGGGCCACAATTACCGGAAACTAGGGCAGCGATCCGCTGGGCTACCGACTACCTTTTAAAGTGTGCTGGGGCCACTCCCGGTAAGCTTTACGTTGGCGTTGGGGATCCAAATGCGGATCATAGGTGTTGGATAAGGCCTGAGGATATGGACAGCAGTAATCCGGCTCGGAGTGTTTATTCTGTGTCTCCCAGCAATCCGGGCTCGGACGTGGCAGGGGAGACCGCCGCTGCTTTGGCTGCTGCCTCCATTGTCTTTCGGAAAGTTGACGCACCTTATGCAAGGTTACTACTTAAAACTGCAAGGAATGTTATGCAATTTGCTTTGAATTACAGAGGTTCATACAGCGACTCACTGGGCTCCGCCGTTTGCCCATTTTATTGTTCTTATTCTGGTTATACG GATGAGTTGTTATGGGGAGCTGCCTGGCTGTTTAGAGCCACAAATGATGTTTATTACGTGAACGTGGTAAGATCACTGGGTTCCAACGATGGAACCGACATATTCAGCTGGGACAACAAATATGCAGGTGCTCGCGTTCTCCTTGCAAGG AGAAATTTGGTGGATAAGAACAAGACATTTGAAGATTTCAGGCAGCGGGCCGAAGAGTTCATGTGCAGAATACTACCAAACTCGCCTTCATCCACGACACAGTACACAGCTGGAGGATTGATGTGGAAACTGGGTCAAAGTAATCTCCAATATGTCACCTCTATTACCTTCTTGCTCACCACATACTCCAAATACATGGCCACTTCCAAAAACTCTTTCTACTGCGGAAACCAACTTCAAGTAACGCATCGGACCTTACGAAGCCTAGCCAAAAAACAA GTGGACTATATACTGGGGGAAAATCCAATGAAAATGTCATACATGGTGGGATATGGTGCAAATTATCCACAACGAATTCACCACAGAGGATCCTCACTACCTTCGTTAAGAGTTCGTCCACAGCCGTTTGGGTGTGAGGCCGGGTTTCAACCATTCTATTACACACCAAATCCGAACCCGAATATCCTTACCGGAGCCGTCGTTGGAGGTCCTAATCAGAATGATTTTTACTCGGACGATCGGACGGATTTCTCTCATTCCGAACCTGCTACATATATTAATGCTGCCATTGTTGGACCCTTGGCCTTCTTTGCCTCTTAG
- the LOC140816612 gene encoding probable beta-1,3-galactosyltransferase 8 — protein sequence MVSIFSSSQLVSSGSNNNTIKKMRGKSVSAKVIFVFCLASFLAGSLFTTQTRPRPESYAAHHLIPNIIPHNHLQDKMDSATNEHEHKRKLVESNSRDVMGEVMKTHEAILALDKTISTLEMELAAARTSKMASRVDGLYPASSNHTTPRKAFVVIGINTAFSSKKRRDSLRETWMLKGDKLKKLEKNKGIVIRFVIGHSATPGGVLDRAIDVEDAEHRDFFRLDHVEGYHELSTKTRLFFSKAVTIWDADFYVKVDDDVHVNLGMLASTLAKHKSRPRIYIGCMKSGPVLSQKGLKYHEPEFWKFGEEGNKYFRHATGQIYAISKDLATYISINSAILHRYANEDVSLGSWLIGLEVQHVDERSMCCGTPPDCEWKSEAGNVCVASFDWKCSGVCNSVEQMKQVHGACGEGDAAVWNVHL from the exons ATGGTATCGATTTTTTCGTCGTCGCAGCTGGTGAGCAGTGGCAGTAATAACAACACTATCAAGAAAATGAGAGGGAAGTCAGTTTCAGCCAAGGTTATTTTTGTTTTCTGTCTTGCAAGCTTTCTTGCAGGATCACTATTCACCACACAGACTAGGCCACGCCCTGAATCATATGCAGCGCATCACTTAATCCCTAATATCATCCCCCATAATCATCTGCAAGACAAGATGGATtctgctactaatgaacacgaGCACAAGCGG AAACTGGTGGAGTCAAATTCTAGAGATGTCATGGGAGAGGTGATGAAGACACATGAAGCTATCCT AGCACTAGATAAAACTATATCAACATTGGAGATGGAGCTAGCAGCAGCTCGAACGAGCAAGATGGCGAGTAGAGTCGATGGACTATATCCCGCATCATCAAATCACACCACACCTCGCAAGGCTTTTGTTGTTATAGGAATCAATACCGCTTTCAGCAGCAAGAAACGAAGGGACTCGCTACGAGAAACATGGATGCTTAAAGGAGATAAACTGAAGAAACTGGAGAAGAATAAAGGGATAGTTATACGATTCGTGATAGGTCACAGCGCCACGCCTGGGGGAGTTCTTGATAGAGCAATCGATGTTGAGGATGCGGAGCACAGAGATTTTTTCCGACTGGACCACGTCGAGGGATATCATGAGCTTTCCACAAAAACAAGGTTGTTTTTCTCGAAGGCTGTTACAATCTGGGATGCAGACTTTTATGTTAAGGTGGACGATGATGTTCATGTAAATTTAG GAATGCTAGCGAGCACGCTAGCGAAGCACAAATCAAGACCAAGAATATACATTGGCTGCATGAAGTCCGGGCCAGTGCTATCTCAGAA AGGATTAAAATATCACGAGCCCGAGTTCTGGAAATTTGGGGAAGAAGGTAACAAATATTTCAGGCATGCGACGGGTCAAATCTACGCCATATCCAAGGACCTGGCAACTTATATCTCCATCAATTC GGCTATCTTGCATCGATATGCGAACGAGGATGTTTCTCTGGGTTCTTGGTTGATTGGGTTGGAAGTCCAACATGTAGACGAGCGATCGATGTGCTGTGGAACTCCTCCAG ACTGCGAATGGAAGTCGGAAGCGGGGAACGTTTGTGTGGCATCGTTTGATTGGAAATGCAGCGGGGTGTGCAATTCTGTGGAGCAGATGAAACAAGTGCACGGTGCATGCGGAGAAGGCGACGCAGCTGTGTGGAATGTTCATCTCTAG